A single genomic interval of Spinacia oleracea cultivar Varoflay chromosome 6, BTI_SOV_V1, whole genome shotgun sequence harbors:
- the LOC110787362 gene encoding uncharacterized protein isoform X3: MIWIFSTMKEKPITTTKGVDSRRHCLDAVNYCQLGKWSALFLDEFQRLFNSSTKYSVEISRVQHVIQFFGGKKKNRFRLQTLFDHLGGFCIFYFAILGLVVGKEFKNEYLGSYLSFLRVLSHFRNSLQMESGVSSGGGLSSLGYRFGSGEAPKPASTKAPANVCVEPVMKEATRPGAAADNPQHSYLKKVPAGVNSNINNYYHADGQNTGNFITSMMHLKIMVMEERSQARDDAYVYIAS, from the exons atgatttggatattcagtaccatgaaggaaaagccaatcactactacaaaaggcGTGGATTCTCGACGACATTGCCTCGACGCTGTGAATTATTGTCAGCTTGGAAAATGGTCCGCGTTATTTCTCGACGAGTTTCAACGTCTATTCAATTCCTCGACTAAGTACAGCGTCGAGATATCACGGGTCCAGCACGTGATTCAATTTTTTGGGGGAAAAAAGAAAAACCGATTCAG ATTGCAGACCTTGTTCGACCATCTGGGTGGATTTTGCATCTTCTATTTTGCAATCTTAGGTCTTGTGGTAGGTAAG GAGTTCAAGAACGAGTACTTAGGTTCATATCTCTCCTTCTTAAGAGTTTTATCTCATTTCAG GAACTCATTACAAATGGAAAGTGGTGTCAGCAGTGGAGGTGGACTGAGTTCCTTGGGCTATCGGTTTGGAAGCGGAGAGGCTCCTAAGCCTGCTTCCACTAAAGCTCCAGCAAACGTCTGCGTTGAACCGGTTATGAAAGAAGCAACAAGGCCTGGTGCTGCAGCTGATAATCCCCAGCATAGTTATCTCAAGAAGGTTCCTGCTGGAGTTAATAGTAATATAAACAACTACTATCATGCTGACGGTCAGAACACTGGAAATTTCATCACG TCCATGATGCATTTGAAGATTATGGTGATGGAAGAAAGGAGTCAAGCTAGAGATGATGCATATGTATATATAGCTTCTTAA
- the LOC110787362 gene encoding uncharacterized protein isoform X5, which produces MLRYSRYSIGIARHSASSPSFTRTVRNFAISQWRCKFLHLLICFPLRLQTLFDHLGGFCIFYFAILGLVVGKEFKNEYLGSYLSFLRVLSHFRNSLQMESGVSSGGGLSSLGYRFGSGEAPKPASTKAPANVCVEPVMKEATRPGAAADNPQHSYLKKVPAGVNSNINNYYHADGQNTGNFITSMMHLKIMVMEERSQARDDAYVYIAS; this is translated from the exons GCTTCATCTCCTTCATTCACCCGTACTGTGAGAAATTTCGCCATTTCTCAATGGAGATGCAAGTTTCTTCACCTCCTAATTTGTTTTCCCTTGCG ATTGCAGACCTTGTTCGACCATCTGGGTGGATTTTGCATCTTCTATTTTGCAATCTTAGGTCTTGTGGTAGGTAAG GAGTTCAAGAACGAGTACTTAGGTTCATATCTCTCCTTCTTAAGAGTTTTATCTCATTTCAG GAACTCATTACAAATGGAAAGTGGTGTCAGCAGTGGAGGTGGACTGAGTTCCTTGGGCTATCGGTTTGGAAGCGGAGAGGCTCCTAAGCCTGCTTCCACTAAAGCTCCAGCAAACGTCTGCGTTGAACCGGTTATGAAAGAAGCAACAAGGCCTGGTGCTGCAGCTGATAATCCCCAGCATAGTTATCTCAAGAAGGTTCCTGCTGGAGTTAATAGTAATATAAACAACTACTATCATGCTGACGGTCAGAACACTGGAAATTTCATCACG TCCATGATGCATTTGAAGATTATGGTGATGGAAGAAAGGAGTCAAGCTAGAGATGATGCATATGTATATATAGCTTCTTAA